The Alosa alosa isolate M-15738 ecotype Scorff River chromosome 8, AALO_Geno_1.1, whole genome shotgun sequence genome contains the following window.
aagcaaaagaaaaaaaagaaaagtaaagcAAAACCAACAAAAATAAACTGAAAATGTGATCATGGATAGTTTCTATTTACAGTTTGCACATTCAAACATGGACAAGCTTTCGCAggcaaaagaagaaaaaaaataaaacaaacttgCAAGCATCTTGACACACTTCACAGACAGGAAGGACACCCAAAACACCAGCTTCAGCAGAACACCAGCCTGGGACACGACGTAGAGGTTCAAACAACGGTCCCCAGCTCAGGGGAACCATGAGAACTGAGGAATCAAACAATGGTCCCAAGTTCCAGGGAACCAAACACTGAAGAGTGGGAGGAAGGATGAGGACTCACCCACAGAAACGACACAGACAGattcacaaactcacacacaaagagaggtgGATACTGTGAGAGGCCGAATCcaccccccaaaacacacacacagacacacacacgtcacatccATCATCTAGGTGTTTAAGTCGATATAAAAGGGCTCGTTGGATGTTCAGTGACCTCTTTGGCTATCTACCATCTACCAGCCTCCTACAGGTGAGTAGCCTCACCTGACCAGCGGTTGGTCCAGTGCTTCCATCTGTGGCCACACAGGGGCGCTCTTGCCTTTCCGTTTAGGCATACACTAAGTCTGGTCATTTCACCTCCACTAGTGTCCGGGTAGTTAGGGATGTTTGATGGTAGTCCATGCTGTCTGCACTGATGAGACGCCGCTGCCTTCACTGAATCAACGTAAAAAAAGACATCATGCTGTCTGAAAACCCATCTCTCTGTGGCAGGTCAGGATAAAATTACTGTTAAAATTATttgactttattttttttttaaataaaggaGGGGGTGAGGGGTTCGTTGCGGATGTGCTGAAAGTTGTCAGGGGTGGCAATACGTTTTTTCTTAAGCCAAATCAAATAAGCAGCAGATGAtgaggtatgcacacacacacacacactagacacagaTGCGTCTTTCCCTTCAGCTCTCCAGAGGCTGAGGTTTGTCCCATGCCACTGTGAGGAGTGTGGCGTGAGGCCGCAGGTGGCCCTCTGTGCTTATCCGCTTGAGCAAAGGCTTCCGAATGAAAAGCTCCGTTTGTGGGCCGTACTGCCCCCCGGAGAAGCAGGAGGACGGGAGCCAACTGGCCCTGGGGGCCCCAGGCACGAGGGCCCATATCTGGGCAGAGACGCCGGCGCACACCGCAGAGGAACGCTGCTGGAGGACCAGCCGACACGgctgctctggaaattcacatgcacacgactcaagggggaggggagatggagggagactgtgtgagagggggaagagagagaaagagaggtgtagAGTTGGAGCGTGCGCATTTTGCATTTTatcaggtgagtgtgtggggcAGAGAAAAAAGGGCCAATTCTGCAGAATAACAGACCTGCTTACTCGAGCGTCCAGCTCCTTACTGAAGAATgggaggatttgtgtgtgtgtgtgtgtgtgtaaaaaagctTTGCTATGTTTTAACAAAACCAAACACTGAAGAAGTTGTTCCATTATGATGCCGGCTTGTAGACCATTGTTTGAACCACCAAGCCGTGCCAGGGGGTGAAGGTATTGCCAACAGTATTATACAGCattaaaatagaaataaaaaaaaagagtaaagaAAATAGACTCAAGTTGGCACAAATCTATGTTTCTACAGAAGAGTAGTCCAATTCTGCCTTCACCACATTCTAATAGGtcagcatgttttttttcttttttttaaaaagaaacttttaatagtaataataattattataataatagtaTCTTTTGTGTGACATAACACACGTTTTGGCTGACAGTCCCCATTGCCAAATCAAACCAACagttaaaaaagaaacaaacatacatacatacatacatacatacatacagttgtGAGCCATCACAGGCACAGAGCTCACAGCCTTAGCGGCTGACCCCACTACCCCTCAAAGGTCAAAGTTCATGGGTCAAGAGGCATGAGGAGGGGCTTCTCCTTGCCCATGTCCTTCCGAAGTCCACTCtgttgcgcgcacacacacacacacacatctacacacacacgtcgTTTTTTCTACTCAAGTCCATGACGGCAGCCCATGCCAGGCACCTTTCTCATTGTTGCCACTTTTCGGGTTTGCTAAGAGACGCAGTCTGATCGACCGTCAGTGGTGGACAGGCACGTAGCGATGCTGCTGTGAAGccaggggtgggtggggggttaaAGACctgagaacagagggagagagagagagaaagagcaagagggagcaagagagagagataaaagagacAGACGGGCGGGGTGGGGGTCAGTAGAGTGGGCTGGGCTCTTAGACGACGGCCAGAGGACCCCCTggcctctgcatgtgtgtgtgtatggagttgGAGGGTTAATGGACTCCTAGACCTAACTTGTCCTGTGTTGgggacgtatgtgtgtgtgtgtgtgtgtggtcctctaGTGGGCATCAGCGGGGGTGAGGACCTCTTCGGCACGGCGGTACGTCTCCAGGGCTCTGACGGTGGACACATCCTGAGGCAGCTCCGACTTGCGTCGCACCAGGGGACGCTCCTTACGGGGCTCGTGGGgctgcaggcagacacacacacacacacacacacacacacacacacacacacacacacacacacacacacacacgcatacatttattaatttagctgtCTCTTACAAATGAGGACTAACATTCAAGCATTCCACACCACAAAACTAGCAGAGGATGACCGTGTTGAGTTTATCAGAAGAGAGTCATGGGAGGGATTCAGATGTTTACAAACTCCCATcaatgcgagtgtgtgtgtgtgtgtgtgtgtgtgcactcctgACTCcatgtgtgttacctgtgtggCCCCCTCCTCCACGTTCTTCCTCAGCATGTTGACATCGTCCAGCAGAGGCCCGTCCGTCTCCATGTCCATCGGGCTGCCCAGACCGGACGGGTCCACGTACGTCTGAAACTACAacgcacacaacacataaacacatacacaaatgtacacacgtgcacaggcacacacacacacacacacacacaaaagtacaaACACAAGCATAAATGCGTGGTGtttggaattttctttttagctttcatAATGCCTACTGCACTTCCggaattctttattttctttttctgcttgtttgtgaattttgttacatccatcttttttttatttgttaaatttgtttaaaatgaatagtgtacatatttggttaaaatcaattccctattttagttttcgaaacttgtttTGGTTGGTCCAAttgattgtgcaatcgattttcgaacataaagtgacagccctagtaagcACTGGCCACACATTCACATGAATCACTGTGGACAACACCACTGAAACCACATGCCAACAAACAAGACAAAGAAACTCAATCACAGCAGTTTAGAATCACTTTTTGGAGGTATTCACAGATAACTAGTTTGTACATCCTCACAAGATGTTTTTATGGCATGTGGTCATATGAAGGACCAATAGCTAGCTTGTTAGCGTTGTCTGAGCGTGTCCTGCCAGGTGACTAAGACTGATGGAAAAGTGATGGGCAGTTTGTGGCTTCCAGCCCTTAGAGGTTTCTGGCGGAGTCGCTGCGCTGACACATGGCCCTCACACACTGCCAAAATCCCCGCAAAATGTATGTTTTATGTACCAAATTTGCGGAACGCCTGTCcttttcacatagaccgaggcggaacggcggggCGAAGTGTCTCGctaaatttactaccaagcagCCTAGACTTTTTGCCGAATCGATAAgttccggcaccagtgtgaatgggttaAGGTGGAAAGGtgaatctgggcgggcatttcgatgctatgtccagcccaccacaggagattgcaaataaatctaactgatcaagAGCAGCAaaagcagagacagcacattatgacAATCTtaaaattcacaaagtctccagtcatttaatgcctgctagagttgactgtagctcggaATGTAATCGGTTGCCATATTAGGCTaacctaaaatccagcgataaaacaaagcatgagctcatgagcgtctgtctgccctatatgtatatcctctgattgtaatgtttacagatatctaggcgatatttgtgacatttattttgtatttggcctgttataaaatcatgtattgaacaatttaaacacattgcgaaccccaaagttggagacatgcatatagacattgctgcaaatttaaaaccggattactctggaatggctaactgtacaggggaatgcttttgtgttcggtaaggcctgctgtttattctgatatattgtttgtcatgtgttgagggaaagttcgcgaagtattccaccaagatgaatgggtaggaaGACGGGCGCAGAAAATATGAtcaaattaaagttacttttctcgcaaaccgtttaccacaacaactaaccactaacattgtttaaaagttgagaaaaagctcttccgtgtgatacatgtgatgtctgtgatgaataggctacttcacaagtagttcagcaaatttgggactatcactctacacgccccctgttgcacgtcacattttaatttgctagttgatcctgcctcctggctccccaaaatgccacatcatgtgaacagatcagcaggccggcaaattttcacctcgttttcagacacacgttgcggcaaaaagaggtctcctcttcccgcaaatttagcgtgatctctgtgtgaaaaggcctacaGAGGGGGGCCCCGACAGGTAGGcttcagggggagggggtgtcgattttgtccagcctcttttttttgtcaaagttcacaagcccacagcgcaagaactaaaccatgtaggaggctcaaattttgcaaaatgccccattgacatcaatatgttttatatagagtcaccacactgccatctgtggttgtatagagtaacctgtggtagctctatacaaaacatattgatgtcaatggtgcattttgcccatgttcagggtggaaagtgaaaaagaaagatttgcataagacaagtcaaattggtgtttttaaaaagaaaagatcattgagaataaagaaaaaatatttaaaaatctttgtatattcccacaaggtgtttaggtgctctgaaaatgagaaccaaaattattttttagacttctaaggtctgctgttcagaccctgaaggaatttattttctgttcattgttttttgtgagagtgtttctacttatctcagtaaggaaaataaatcaagagcctatgttgagtacatttatgtcttctgaaggcttaaacagagcccagccaaaaactccaataaaatttgtataaactttgagggacagctatgaccatgcaggattatccagaccaaacgtgacgattttgctacatactattcctatttatgtaccagcatgcaaaatttgagcctcctacatggtttagttcttgtgctgtgggcttgtgaactttgacaaaaaaaagagccgaacaaaatcgacacccccctccccctgtaaaactggctgtatcttggaaagtattgatcttacataagagtaattttacagtgcgtctcctgggtaacataggtacacctggtcgttttttcagaattttttgagacctaagtgcgtgggccctggttgaattgacgtggaatgaccctactTGGGTTttctgaacattctaaagactgCAAACATCAAACCCATCTTTAGAATGTTTAGAGATTGTTGGGTAAGTGTGCTGGCACCTTCAGGTGCAGCCAGGCACAGCCACAATCTGGTTAAGACCCAAGACTTATCTGATCACCTTCCCTAGACCCATCTCtgtctagtctctctctcttgtgctgtgctgtggtgtggtgaCCCCACAGGAAGCAGCTGCTTCCTGGGTAGGACAGTGGTTTGAGTATGTGTTGTGATTACCTGTGGATTTGACTTGGCCAGATTCTCAATCTTTATCCAGGCCTCCTCGCGTTCCTTCCATTTCATCTTCTCTCTGCGCAAAACCATCACATCAGCCACATTACGCGGAGAAACCATCACACCAGCCACATTACAGAGATAATCTCACAAGACAGATTAACTTCAATGGAAACAAATGACCAGGACATACTTGTTCTTCTCCGCCCTGAACTGCTGGGTGCAGTCATCAAACAGCTTCTGGTTCATCTCCATGAAGAGCTTCAGAGCATTGTAGATGAGCCCGTGAATCGTTCTGAGGGCACAACATGGGTCAGAGCATCAGTCATTGTTTATTTGGGAAAGACTGACTGAGCATTAAGCTTTTTTTACAACACCAGAAATACAGGGAACATTTTTTGCCTTGCACTTAAAATATACATCAAACCTGTGTCTTATTCTAAAATCCTGGGTTACAACTCTCAGTAATTTGTCAAAACTCTTGGCAActcggccccagctgtggcgcaactggctggggtacctgcactgtacgccggcgacctgggttcgattcccgccccgtggtccatTCCGGATCCCATCccgactctctcccactcacttcctgtcattcttcaccgtcctgtcattaaaggcataaaagccccggccccaaaaaaaaaactgcacgaTGGGTAGAGTGCGAGTGCCACTCTCGCAGTTGCATGCTAGCTGTCTCAGTGCCACAACTCTTACATTGTTTAGGTAAAAGCTGACATCTAGCATATAGCATCAAGCATGCTGACTGGctgactataagtcacactttttttcatagtttggctggtcctgcgactcaggtgcaacatatatatttatatatatgtttttttccacttcatgacacattttttgactggtgcgacttatacttcGGTGCgtctggaaaatacggtagGTTTGTCAGAAAGACGCTGGTATCCAATGTGCTTTTTGTCTGTTCCCGCCTGCTACGGGCTGCCTGGTGGAATGTTTTGGGTGCGATGTGAGtgttgctgtgtgagtgtgtgagtggagtggagtggagtggaggagagtactGACTTGTTCCAGTGGGTCTTGGAGTTGCGGTAGAGGGAGGGGAACATGATGGGCAGTATCCTGGCTGCGTTGTCACTGATCAAGCTCATGATGTACTCATTGTTCCAGTAGTACAGGGCCCTCTCAgccacctgcgcacacacacacacacactttaatacaATAAGAATGCGTCATAATGGCAGTAATAAGTCTGCGTCATAATGGCAGACATAAAACGGGACTCATTTTGGCCAGTGCACTAGTCTTGAtcaggacacacaaacacacttacattaGTACCAGGAAGGTGGTGTATATCTGGAATTGGGAGCAgcccccgcccccacacacacacacacgtgcttacCAGGAAATTATGAGTGGACAGAGGCCACCCTGTGTGTACCAGGAAGTGGGGGctggacccccacacacacacccacacacacacccacacacagcgaAGGTGTGTACCTGGAAGTGGGGGCTGGACACACACTTGGCCAGCTGTCTGAAGAGCGGCTCCATGACCTTGACGAACTCCGAGGGCTCGATGACGTCCAGGATCTCCTCCAGCTCGTTGAGGAACATCACCTCCTTGGGGCTGTGCGTCTTGGGCCAGTACTTCAGCAACGCCATCACCACCTGACAGCAAGACCACAACATCACCACGAAACCCACCGTCATTATCAATCTCTCAGAATCTCCACAGAATACAACACCCGCATTAATCTCCACACTAACCACTAACATGAAACAGCACCACAGTAAATATTCAGCACTACACACCTGCATTAATCTCAAGGCTAGTgtttgtcacgataccaaaattattgtttcgataccgataTAAGTCAAGAATTGCCATTTCGATAATTCTTTGATACttttaaaaattaatttgatttgggggccacCACCTtaacgtcatcagtaatattgaatatagtgtgatattcacaccagtggccatcctagattctgcttgactctctctccacacacacaaacacatacggaaaatgatggcttgtgtcatatgtttctatttcacatgttttggaattcatattaagcttatatatctatctataaagcaagaagtgacatttattatattgttatattatctctaggcctattcattattgaatgcttacctggaattatgtttttccctatcctattttcaaagcaggcctacctgcaggcatgtaattgggctacaggaatagcatgtttgaacgggcactgcactagttttGTTAATAATGTATGGTATTTTATAATCTGCATAAATATTAGCTAAACATTTTTTGTActttgaatacttcatattatttttttaaactattacacttacATATCTTAAAttgaatgtggtgtgtagggctAATTGAGCGCACATTGgttgtgtgtaggtgtaattgTATATGTGAGAGTAATaagccttcagtctcacggttttaggctagtgaataatagttgtgcatagtgcTAAGGagatgtggatgcaattcattatgttttctatgtcattagataaaataaatgttcaaaaaactaacaagtcgtagaaaatctttctgggatcatagaagagataagtacCTTGCAACATTCATTAATGATTTTAGTGACCACTACACGAATGACAGACATGacctgatttgtgtgtgtgaggataaaAGACGGACAGCCACAGGATAggggaggaggcactagaagcatgccttgcacactcacatgttacttcaaaagaacacAATCATTCTTGAAAGTACTGAAACTAATAAAATTGGGcatcatgaaatgtttaatttcagggtattgcgatacttttgtGGTATCGGTGCACCGTGTAACACTACTCTAGGCAACATCATTGCCCCAACATCCCCACAGAATGACTCATCACTACTCAGCCAGCATATCCATCCACCCAACCACCACATTACCACAAAATACACCATAATCATTAAGTCACACTTCAATTACCATCATTAGTCACCCCTCAATTATCACCACTGCCTCAAAGAACTAATCAAATACCACCCAGTACACCAtgccacacacactatacatcaACATTGCCTGAAGCACGCATAGCTACATTTAGTCAACCTTTGAACGAAATCAAGATAAGCGCCTACATGCAACATTACTACAAAACTATTCCTCGTGGGCGAATACAGCCCTGCGTATTACCAATAAACTACTAAAACtagaggaggagtggaagaggaATGAAGAGGACCAGGAAGGAGTAAAGAGGAGCAGAGGCTTACCGGCTCTGTGAGAGTGCTGTCCTTCTCCAGAAACTGGACCACACAGTAGGCCAGCTGGGTAAAGAAGAGACAACAGTCAGtcaagaagcacacacacacacacagtatcacaATGAATGTGAGAGGAAGGCCCTGGCTTCTGCTTGGACTTGCTAATGTCCCTGCATGTCAGCTGACCCCAGTTAATTAGTTAGCTTCAGGCAAGCCCCAGGGCATCAGGCAGGAAGTCAGTAGCCCTGGTCAGTTTGGTTGCAACTTgcttgtctgtctatctgtagtGAAGGAGGACGAATGCTCAAAACACCACCGCCATCTGGGGTTCTTCTCCATTTTGTTGACTGACTTATAGTGGGGGACTGGCAATGCTAGTAGATGTCTGAAAACACCTTCAAGATTCTTGCATTTTGAAATCTGCATAAACAAACTATGATCTGATCAGACCTTCATCTAAGTCCTCCGAGTCTCAGAATGTATATCTATGTGTACAAATCCATTCTTTGCCATAGGTTCACAAGGTCTCCAGCACCATTGTCCATGTCGAGAACTGCTTTATCATGGTATGTCTGGCACCCTCAGTGAGGTGAAGGCTTTTCTTCACAAAGGGATGGGAGctttttctgttttattatgGCTAGCTACAGTAGTACGACGTTGTGCCACCAAGTTTTGCAACACCATCGATACAAATATTGAATGCATAACATCGAAATTAATTTGACTGTCTAGCTTACAATTGCCTAATAAGACAGCTGGGTGACTAATAACCAGTCAAATGTGAAAATTATgtgttttttcttcacacatCCAGTCAGGGCCTAGCAGCCTATTCAATTACAGCCTCTCCTGGTCTTTCCTTTGTCTGAAAGTGCAGTTACACAACTGCAATatgctatgagagagagaggaagagtgctCCTTGGAGCTCTACAGTGTTATTGCTGCTCAGGCAGACAACCAATTTAGCCTGTCAATCACCTGGCCTGAGGCACTGGTTTGTGCGGAGACAGTGGtaccgaggagaggagagagggcaggagaggggggagggagatgggggggaaagatagagagatgggggggaaagatagagtagagagaaagagagagcaggagggagagagacagagtgagagaaaatggagagatagcgatagcgagagagagatagcgagagagagagagcgagagagagagagagagagagagagagagagagagagagagagagagagagagagagagtaaaagggAGAGATATAAGAGTGCGTGATGGCCAGATCAGTATTGATGAGACTGGACTTCCTGGTGACAGGAAGGCTGCCCCTGGATGTGGGTCAGCGGAGCCAGACAGCCAGCCAAGCAGAACTGCACCACTGTCCCACTTTAGCCCTCACTCACCGGCCTCCAGGCCGAGGCCCAAccccactgaacacacacacacacacacacacacacacacacacacacacacacacacacacacagtacagatagaccattcacacacagacacactgaagcCAGGGCCCAAGACTGAGCATGATTAAAGGAAAATGAggcctttatttatttaattacttaCTTTTATAACTAAAAAGCAGTACTTTATCCTTAAGTGCACATATCCCTTTGGGCTGTCTGGAGAACTTCAGACATGCGGTTCTCTTACATTTACCATAGAGGACATGTGCAGAGAGAAGACAGATTTACAcggtgtttcccatacattgacttatttgtggcggcccaccacaatatcaacattgaccaccacacaatgattttccaggttgtactaaattgtgcttaaatctgattagcatcataaccatgctgtgctaatttgttgaaaactgttgcattccagttaattctgcaaacctaccaccacaaatagaattcaactatgtgggaaacactgtttacatacacacacacacacagacacagacacagacacagacacagacacagacactcacctGTGGGTGGTAAACGCTGAGGGACTTGACTTTGTGTAAAGGCAGCAGCACTTTCAACAGGAATATTTTGTGTTCCTCTTTCAGAGGCAAGGCAAAGCCATTGATAATGCTGCAAAAGAGCACAGCAGAAAGGCACACATAAGAAACCGTGTGCTCCCACTCAGTGTTAATGGTTCTGTTGCTCTATGTGCCGGACCGTGCTTCGCTgcactggtttgtgtgtgttcatatttgGCAAACAGTGGCGAACGTTCGTAGTGAACAGTTCAATTTAAACAatttggtgttaacattccattgtaacggtaACTGCATTGTTACCTTCATCAAACTCGCATCCAGTTCCAAACTACAGTATGTTCATGGAGAACTACCTCCAAAAAATTGTTCgcctatgtttgcgaatttgaacgcacctctggttTGGGTGCACTGTAGTCAGCAAGTCTCTGCATGTGACAAACGCAGAACCAACTGAAGAGTACAAAGAAAGGACTAAACATGTCTACATGTAGTCACAGTTGAGCCCATACATTATGACACCCATGCCAAATTTGGATTTATGGTGCATTGGTATTTGACCAATAGCCGTCTTATGCCTGGAAATGCCATATGCATGAGATGAATAATACATAGTGctagaaatgaaaaaaaaaaaaaaaaaaagaaattggtaAAATAAGGTAAAATTTAAATTGGCCCAAGTGTACCTTAGCAGTAGAAAGTCAGAGATGAGACTACTATCGATAGACTTCAAAGGGTTCACTTACCTTCCTAAAATTTCCAATAATTCTGCTATTCCATTGTGATGTTCTGTTTCATATATGAACCTggacagaaaaaataaaataaaaatcaatacACAAGCGAAGTGGTGAAAAGCCATATTAACTATAATATTAACTAAACTGATCCAAAGCATGTTTTCAGTGCAGCAAGGACAGGCCTTTTTTTAAGAAAGGACCTCCCTGCTGTGATCATGAAGACGTAGAAGAACTGAATCAATTAAATGACGAAGGTCTGGTCATCGATTGATCTGACCATCACAGACTTGTTACTGGCCAAGTTTCAATTTAACCCCATATCAGTGCTCTGGGCCCCGTCGAGatgcacgtgtgcgtgtgtgtgtgtgtgggggtgagtgtgtgtgagagtgagtgggcGCTCTTGCTCAcctataaaatatattattgatCTGTTTCCTGATGTAGGCTCGCAGGCCCAGGAACTTGCCGTAAATGCGGTGCAACGTGGTTTTCAGGAAGTCTCTTTCTCTGGGGTCCTCACTGTCAAACAGCTccagcagctacacacacacacacacacacagacacacacataatgactCATTCAAATAATCATCATTTCTTATTTATGAGCTCATTTACAGCAATGAGTCGAGTAACATGGGCATACATAATGGACATATAATTACACCAATAAAATAAGAaggacaaaataaaacaaagaacTAGGAAATTTCAGACCTGCCAACCTTGAAGAATTTTCCCTCCCAGGCACCCCgagccaagaaaaaaaaaaaattgctcaCGTCGGCCTTCATGCATGCAGGCAAAAACAGACATAGCCATACATAGACACATTTTGGATAGCGACCAATCTTTAATGTTGAATATCTATCTAAATGCGATCCAATGTGTTCCTGAAAGTGCAAACTAAATCTTTTACAGTAGCTCTATAATGTTGACAATCTGTTTAATAATCCTGACCTATGAAAAACACTTGTGTTGATAGGGACTGATATATTGTCCATTTTCTTATATGTAGTCTCATTCATGTCTggtattaagtataagtataagtatatatactcttttgatcccgtgagggaaattttgtctctgcatttatcccaatccgtgaattaatgaaacacactcagcacgtAGTGAAcacgcagtgaggtgaagcacacactaatcccgatgcagtgagctgcctgctagagcggcgctcagggagcagtgaggggttaggtgccttgctcaaaggcacttcagcca
Protein-coding sequences here:
- the LOC125299660 gene encoding serine/threonine-protein phosphatase 2A 56 kDa regulatory subunit gamma isoform-like isoform X1 translates to MSAMPNKTKKDKESPKSGKVGKTGGQENAEHEGSNRKGSNSVPPPTQLLKGKQSGSQTPVKKDKRPSSSRFSLSNNRELQKLPAFKDVPPAEQEKLFIQKLRQCCVLFDFVSDPLSDLKWKEVKRAALSEMVEYITHNRNVITEPIYPEVVHMFAVNMFRTLPPSSNPTGAEFDPEEDEPTLEAAWPHLQLVYEFFLRFLESPDFQPNIAKKYIDQKFVMQLLELFDSEDPRERDFLKTTLHRIYGKFLGLRAYIRKQINNIFYRFIYETEHHNGIAELLEILGSIINGFALPLKEEHKIFLLKVLLPLHKVKSLSVYHPQLAYCVVQFLEKDSTLTEPVVMALLKYWPKTHSPKEVMFLNELEEILDVIEPSEFVKVMEPLFRQLAKCVSSPHFQVAERALYYWNNEYIMSLISDNAARILPIMFPSLYRNSKTHWNKTIHGLIYNALKLFMEMNQKLFDDCTQQFRAEKNKEKMKWKEREEAWIKIENLAKSNPQFQTYVDPSGLGSPMDMETDGPLLDDVNMLRKNVEEGATQPHEPRKERPLVRRKSELPQDVSTVRALETYRRAEEVLTPADAH
- the LOC125299660 gene encoding serine/threonine-protein phosphatase 2A 56 kDa regulatory subunit gamma isoform-like isoform X3 encodes the protein MVEYITHNRNVITEPIYPEVVHMFAVNMFRTLPPSSNPTGAEFDPEEDEPTLEAAWPHLQLVYEFFLRFLESPDFQPNIAKKYIDQKFVMQLLELFDSEDPRERDFLKTTLHRIYGKFLGLRAYIRKQINNIFYRFIYETEHHNGIAELLEILGSIINGFALPLKEEHKIFLLKVLLPLHKVKSLSVYHPQLAYCVVQFLEKDSTLTEPVVMALLKYWPKTHSPKEVMFLNELEEILDVIEPSEFVKVMEPLFRQLAKCVSSPHFQVAERALYYWNNEYIMSLISDNAARILPIMFPSLYRNSKTHWNKTIHGLIYNALKLFMEMNQKLFDDCTQQFRAEKNKEKMKWKEREEAWIKIENLAKSNPQFQTYVDPSGLGSPMDMETDGPLLDDVNMLRKNVEEGATQPHEPRKERPLVRRKSELPQDVSTVRALETYRRAEEVLTPADAH
- the LOC125299660 gene encoding serine/threonine-protein phosphatase 2A 56 kDa regulatory subunit gamma isoform-like isoform X2; the encoded protein is MLACSRGEVAMVLDASSSNGPFQPVALMHFRDVPPAEQEKLFIQKLRQCCVLFDFVSDPLSDLKWKEVKRAALSEMVEYITHNRNVITEPIYPEVVHMFAVNMFRTLPPSSNPTGAEFDPEEDEPTLEAAWPHLQLVYEFFLRFLESPDFQPNIAKKYIDQKFVMQLLELFDSEDPRERDFLKTTLHRIYGKFLGLRAYIRKQINNIFYRFIYETEHHNGIAELLEILGSIINGFALPLKEEHKIFLLKVLLPLHKVKSLSVYHPQLAYCVVQFLEKDSTLTEPVVMALLKYWPKTHSPKEVMFLNELEEILDVIEPSEFVKVMEPLFRQLAKCVSSPHFQVAERALYYWNNEYIMSLISDNAARILPIMFPSLYRNSKTHWNKTIHGLIYNALKLFMEMNQKLFDDCTQQFRAEKNKEKMKWKEREEAWIKIENLAKSNPQFQTYVDPSGLGSPMDMETDGPLLDDVNMLRKNVEEGATQPHEPRKERPLVRRKSELPQDVSTVRALETYRRAEEVLTPADAH